In a single window of the Anguilla rostrata isolate EN2019 chromosome 4, ASM1855537v3, whole genome shotgun sequence genome:
- the LOC135252333 gene encoding RNA-binding protein MEX3B-like — protein MENEMVVKSLHAGVGLPGEMETDSRDEEHQEALCFTLDQLSLVAVEKADCGGEGGLVDSHDTPDSNSDTCNGVGGFVGLQMLEHPGGSVGSPSSCSPPPEYYGSGGFHITGPHAHAVLGEPSSVLCGRKRSVNMTECVPVPSSEHVAEIVGRQGCKIKALRAKTNTYIKTPVRGEEPVFIVTGRREDVEMAKHEILSAAEHFSMIRASRCKAGGAAGAGAVGGGLPGPPHLPGQVTIQVRVPYRVVGLVVGPKGATVKRIQQQTHTYIVTPSREKDPVFEVTGMPENVDRAREEIETHITLRTGAFVDLQGDNDFHSNGTDVSLEGGGLWSRAGHSAPPPPHPGRKARSASFHSAGLALGSAPSESCSPDSPFSTGSVGGGFVFGGDLPAPSAEELGFELGGGGGGGGGGANIWAPFANARQQQQQRRNSGAVTPRVSPTLPPPPPPPSSSDPAGLEHPLARRAQSDPLSALSWLQAGGASFSRGSSSSSTTGYSSSCSASSLPGGSPTESEGGGGGAAMLARFKAAAGLAGGYGPGARDCYVCFESEVMAALVPCGHNLFCMDCAGQICQSAEPECPVCHTPATQCIRIFS, from the exons ATGGAGAATGAGATGGTGGTGAAGAGCCTGCACGCTGGAGTCGGTCTGCCCGGGGAAATGGAGACGGACTCCAGAGACGAAGAACATCAGGAGGCGCTCTGCTTCACCCTCGATCAATTATCTCTCGTGGCTGTTGAAAAGGCAGACTGTGGTGGCGAGGGAGGGCTAGTCGATTCCCATGACACGCCGGACTCTAACTCCGATACGTGCAACGGTGTAGGGGGCTTCGTCGGCTTACAGATGCTTGAACACCCCGGAGGCTCGGTGGGATCCCCGTCTTCCTGCTCCCCACCCCCGGAGTACTACGGCTCGGGTGGATTCCACATTACCGGCCCGCACGCTCACGCCGTGCTCGGGGAGCCAAGCTCCGTCCTCTGTGGCCGAAAGAGGAGCGTTAACATGACGGAATGTGTTCCAGTTCCTAGTTCTGAGCATGTTGCTGAAATCGTGGGGCGGCAAG GGTGTAAGATCAAGGCCCTGCGCGCCAAGACCAACACGTACATCAAGACGCCGGTGCGCGGGGAGGAGCCGGTGTTCATCGTGACGGGGCGCCGCGAGGACGTGGAGATGGCCAAGCACGAGATCCTGTCGGCGGCCGAGCACTTCTCCATGATCCGCGCGTCCCGCTGCAAGGCCGGGGGCGCGGCGGGGGCCGGGGCGGTCGGGGGGGGCCTCCCGGGGCCCCCGCACCTGCCGGGCCAGGTGACCATCCAGGTGCGCGTGCCGTACCGCGTGGTGGGCCTGGTGGTGGGGCCCAAGGGCGCCACGGTGAAGCGCATCCAGCAGCAGACGCACACCTACATCGTGACGCCGAGCCGCGAGAAGGACCCGGTGTTCGAGGTGACGGGCATGCCGGAGAACGTGGACCGCGCGCGGGAGGAGATCGAGACGCACATCACGCTGCGCACCGGCGCCTTCGTCGACCTGCAGGGCGACAACGACTTCCACAGCAACGGCACCGACGTCAgcctggaggggggcgggctcTGGTCCCGGGCCGGCcactcggccccgcccccgccgcacCCCGGCAGGAAGGCTCGGTCCGCCTCCTTCCACAGCGCCGGCCTGGCCctgggctccgccccctcggAGAGCTGCAGCCCCGACAGCCCCTTCAGCACCGGCAGCGTCGGGGGCGGCTTCGTCTTCGGGGGCGACCTCCCCGCCCCGTCTGCGGAGGAGCTGGGGTTCgagctcggcggcggcggcgggggcggcggcggcggcgctaaCATCTGGGCGCCGTTCGCTAACgcgcggcagcagcagcagcagcggcgcaACAGCGGGGCGGTCACGCCGCGCGTCTCCCCCaccctgccgccgccgccgccgccgccatcgtcGTCCGACCCCGCCGGCCTGGAGCACCCGCTGGCCCGCCGCGCCCAGAGCGACCCGCTCAGCGCCCTCTCCTGGCTGCAGGCGGGCGGCGCCTCCTTCTCCCGgggctccagcagcagcagcaccaccggctactcctcctcctgctccgcctcctccctccccgggGGCTCACCCACCGAGTcggagggcgggggcggcggcgcggCCATGCTGGCCCGCTTCAAGGCCGCCGCCGGCCTGGCGGGCGGGTACGGCCCAGGCGCCCGGGACTGCTACGTCTGCTTCGAGAGCGAGGTGATGGCGGCCCTGGTGCCCTGCGGGCACAACCTCTTCTGCATGGACTGCGCCGGGCAGATCTGCCAGTCGGCCGAGCCAGAGTGCCCGGTGTGCCACACCCCCGCCACCCAGTGCATCCGCATCTTCTCCTaa
- the mbd3b gene encoding methyl-CpG-binding domain protein 3b isoform X2 — MERKRWECLALPKGWKREEVTRKSGLSAGKSDVYYFSPTGKKFRSKPQLARYLGNSMDLSSFDFRTGKMLMSKLNKNRQRLRYDNNNQNKGKPDLNTSLPVRQTASIFKQPVTKVTNHPSNKVKTDPQKAIDQPRQLFWEKKLSGLNAFDIAEELVKTMDLPKGLQGVGPGCTDKTLLSAIASALHTSAAPITGQLSAAVEKNPGVWLNTSQPLCKAFIVTDEDIRKQEELVYSVRKRLEEALMADMLAHVEEASSDGDCKEEGNDNDDMEAV; from the exons ATGGAAAGGAAAAGGTGGGAGTGCTTGGCTCTCCCCAAGGGCTGGAAAAGGGAAGAAGTGACCAGAAAGTCGGGTTTGTCTGCGGGGAAAAGCGATGTCTATTATTTTAG CCCCACTGGCAAGAAGTTCCGGAGCAAGCCCCAGCTGGCCCGTTACCTGGGCAACTCCATGGACCTCAGCTCCTTTGACTTTCGCACGGGGAAGATGCTGATGAGCAAACTCAACAAGAACCGACAGAGGCTACGCTATGACAATAACAACCAAAACAAG GGCAAGCCGGACCTGAACACATCGCTGCCAGTGCGGCAGACGGCCTCCATCTTCAAACAGCCTGTCACCAAGGTTACCAATCACCCCAGCAACAAGGTGAAGACGGACCCTCAGAAAGCCATCGACCAGCCCAGACAG CTCTTCTGGGAGAAGAAGCTGAGCGGCCTGAATGCTTTCGACATCGCGGAGGAGCTGGTGAAGACCATGGATCTGCCCAAGGGCCTCCAGg gtgTTGGCCCTGGATGCACAGATAAGACCCTGCTGTCGGCCATCGCCAGCGCCCTGCACACCAGCGCCGCCCCCATCACCGGCCAGCTGTCGGCCGCGGTGGAGAAGAACCCGGGGGTGTGGCTCAACACGTCCCAGCCCCTCTGCAAGGCCTTCATCGTCACCGACGAGGACATCAG gaagcaggaggagctggtgtaCAGTGTGAGGAAGAGGTTGGAGGAGGCGCTGATGGCTGACATGTTGGCTCACGTGGAAGAAGCTTCCAGCGATGGGGACTGCAAGGAGGAGGGGAACGACAACGATGACATGGAGGCGGTATAG
- the mbd3b gene encoding methyl-CpG-binding domain protein 3b isoform X3, translated as MERKSRSEEEEEEQRRGRGEAGRVYSLCPTGKKFRSKPQLARYLGNSMDLSSFDFRTGKMLMSKLNKNRQRLRYDNNNQNKGKPDLNTSLPVRQTASIFKQPVTKVTNHPSNKVKTDPQKAIDQPRQLFWEKKLSGLNAFDIAEELVKTMDLPKGLQGVGPGCTDKTLLSAIASALHTSAAPITGQLSAAVEKNPGVWLNTSQPLCKAFIVTDEDIRKQEELVYSVRKRLEEALMADMLAHVEEASSDGDCKEEGNDNDDMEAV; from the exons ATGGAAAGGAAAAG cagaagcgaggaagaggaggaggagcagaggcgAGGAAGGGGGGAGGCGGGTCGTGTGTATAGTTTGTG CCCCACTGGCAAGAAGTTCCGGAGCAAGCCCCAGCTGGCCCGTTACCTGGGCAACTCCATGGACCTCAGCTCCTTTGACTTTCGCACGGGGAAGATGCTGATGAGCAAACTCAACAAGAACCGACAGAGGCTACGCTATGACAATAACAACCAAAACAAG GGCAAGCCGGACCTGAACACATCGCTGCCAGTGCGGCAGACGGCCTCCATCTTCAAACAGCCTGTCACCAAGGTTACCAATCACCCCAGCAACAAGGTGAAGACGGACCCTCAGAAAGCCATCGACCAGCCCAGACAG CTCTTCTGGGAGAAGAAGCTGAGCGGCCTGAATGCTTTCGACATCGCGGAGGAGCTGGTGAAGACCATGGATCTGCCCAAGGGCCTCCAGg gtgTTGGCCCTGGATGCACAGATAAGACCCTGCTGTCGGCCATCGCCAGCGCCCTGCACACCAGCGCCGCCCCCATCACCGGCCAGCTGTCGGCCGCGGTGGAGAAGAACCCGGGGGTGTGGCTCAACACGTCCCAGCCCCTCTGCAAGGCCTTCATCGTCACCGACGAGGACATCAG gaagcaggaggagctggtgtaCAGTGTGAGGAAGAGGTTGGAGGAGGCGCTGATGGCTGACATGTTGGCTCACGTGGAAGAAGCTTCCAGCGATGGGGACTGCAAGGAGGAGGGGAACGACAACGATGACATGGAGGCGGTATAG
- the mbd3b gene encoding methyl-CpG-binding domain protein 3b isoform X4, whose translation MERKRSEEEEEEQRRGRGEAGRVYSLCPTGKKFRSKPQLARYLGNSMDLSSFDFRTGKMLMSKLNKNRQRLRYDNNNQNKGKPDLNTSLPVRQTASIFKQPVTKVTNHPSNKVKTDPQKAIDQPRQLFWEKKLSGLNAFDIAEELVKTMDLPKGLQGVGPGCTDKTLLSAIASALHTSAAPITGQLSAAVEKNPGVWLNTSQPLCKAFIVTDEDIRKQEELVYSVRKRLEEALMADMLAHVEEASSDGDCKEEGNDNDDMEAV comes from the exons ATGGAAAGGAAAAG aagcgaggaagaggaggaggagcagaggcgAGGAAGGGGGGAGGCGGGTCGTGTGTATAGTTTGTG CCCCACTGGCAAGAAGTTCCGGAGCAAGCCCCAGCTGGCCCGTTACCTGGGCAACTCCATGGACCTCAGCTCCTTTGACTTTCGCACGGGGAAGATGCTGATGAGCAAACTCAACAAGAACCGACAGAGGCTACGCTATGACAATAACAACCAAAACAAG GGCAAGCCGGACCTGAACACATCGCTGCCAGTGCGGCAGACGGCCTCCATCTTCAAACAGCCTGTCACCAAGGTTACCAATCACCCCAGCAACAAGGTGAAGACGGACCCTCAGAAAGCCATCGACCAGCCCAGACAG CTCTTCTGGGAGAAGAAGCTGAGCGGCCTGAATGCTTTCGACATCGCGGAGGAGCTGGTGAAGACCATGGATCTGCCCAAGGGCCTCCAGg gtgTTGGCCCTGGATGCACAGATAAGACCCTGCTGTCGGCCATCGCCAGCGCCCTGCACACCAGCGCCGCCCCCATCACCGGCCAGCTGTCGGCCGCGGTGGAGAAGAACCCGGGGGTGTGGCTCAACACGTCCCAGCCCCTCTGCAAGGCCTTCATCGTCACCGACGAGGACATCAG gaagcaggaggagctggtgtaCAGTGTGAGGAAGAGGTTGGAGGAGGCGCTGATGGCTGACATGTTGGCTCACGTGGAAGAAGCTTCCAGCGATGGGGACTGCAAGGAGGAGGGGAACGACAACGATGACATGGAGGCGGTATAG
- the mbd3b gene encoding methyl-CpG-binding domain protein 3b isoform X5, which produces MERKSPTGKKFRSKPQLARYLGNSMDLSSFDFRTGKMLMSKLNKNRQRLRYDNNNQNKGKPDLNTSLPVRQTASIFKQPVTKVTNHPSNKVKTDPQKAIDQPRQLFWEKKLSGLNAFDIAEELVKTMDLPKGLQGVGPGCTDKTLLSAIASALHTSAAPITGQLSAAVEKNPGVWLNTSQPLCKAFIVTDEDIRKQEELVYSVRKRLEEALMADMLAHVEEASSDGDCKEEGNDNDDMEAV; this is translated from the exons ATGGAAAGGAAAAG CCCCACTGGCAAGAAGTTCCGGAGCAAGCCCCAGCTGGCCCGTTACCTGGGCAACTCCATGGACCTCAGCTCCTTTGACTTTCGCACGGGGAAGATGCTGATGAGCAAACTCAACAAGAACCGACAGAGGCTACGCTATGACAATAACAACCAAAACAAG GGCAAGCCGGACCTGAACACATCGCTGCCAGTGCGGCAGACGGCCTCCATCTTCAAACAGCCTGTCACCAAGGTTACCAATCACCCCAGCAACAAGGTGAAGACGGACCCTCAGAAAGCCATCGACCAGCCCAGACAG CTCTTCTGGGAGAAGAAGCTGAGCGGCCTGAATGCTTTCGACATCGCGGAGGAGCTGGTGAAGACCATGGATCTGCCCAAGGGCCTCCAGg gtgTTGGCCCTGGATGCACAGATAAGACCCTGCTGTCGGCCATCGCCAGCGCCCTGCACACCAGCGCCGCCCCCATCACCGGCCAGCTGTCGGCCGCGGTGGAGAAGAACCCGGGGGTGTGGCTCAACACGTCCCAGCCCCTCTGCAAGGCCTTCATCGTCACCGACGAGGACATCAG gaagcaggaggagctggtgtaCAGTGTGAGGAAGAGGTTGGAGGAGGCGCTGATGGCTGACATGTTGGCTCACGTGGAAGAAGCTTCCAGCGATGGGGACTGCAAGGAGGAGGGGAACGACAACGATGACATGGAGGCGGTATAG
- the mbd3b gene encoding methyl-CpG-binding domain protein 3b isoform X7, with product MDLSSFDFRTGKMLMSKLNKNRQRLRYDNNNQNKGKPDLNTSLPVRQTASIFKQPVTKVTNHPSNKVKTDPQKAIDQPRQLFWEKKLSGLNAFDIAEELVKTMDLPKGLQGVGPGCTDKTLLSAIASALHTSAAPITGQLSAAVEKNPGVWLNTSQPLCKAFIVTDEDIRKQEELVYSVRKRLEEALMADMLAHVEEASSDGDCKEEGNDNDDMEAV from the exons ATGGACCTCAGCTCCTTTGACTTTCGCACGGGGAAGATGCTGATGAGCAAACTCAACAAGAACCGACAGAGGCTACGCTATGACAATAACAACCAAAACAAG GGCAAGCCGGACCTGAACACATCGCTGCCAGTGCGGCAGACGGCCTCCATCTTCAAACAGCCTGTCACCAAGGTTACCAATCACCCCAGCAACAAGGTGAAGACGGACCCTCAGAAAGCCATCGACCAGCCCAGACAG CTCTTCTGGGAGAAGAAGCTGAGCGGCCTGAATGCTTTCGACATCGCGGAGGAGCTGGTGAAGACCATGGATCTGCCCAAGGGCCTCCAGg gtgTTGGCCCTGGATGCACAGATAAGACCCTGCTGTCGGCCATCGCCAGCGCCCTGCACACCAGCGCCGCCCCCATCACCGGCCAGCTGTCGGCCGCGGTGGAGAAGAACCCGGGGGTGTGGCTCAACACGTCCCAGCCCCTCTGCAAGGCCTTCATCGTCACCGACGAGGACATCAG gaagcaggaggagctggtgtaCAGTGTGAGGAAGAGGTTGGAGGAGGCGCTGATGGCTGACATGTTGGCTCACGTGGAAGAAGCTTCCAGCGATGGGGACTGCAAGGAGGAGGGGAACGACAACGATGACATGGAGGCGGTATAG
- the mbd3b gene encoding methyl-CpG-binding domain protein 3b isoform X6 yields MDKNDPTGKKFRSKPQLARYLGNSMDLSSFDFRTGKMLMSKLNKNRQRLRYDNNNQNKGKPDLNTSLPVRQTASIFKQPVTKVTNHPSNKVKTDPQKAIDQPRQLFWEKKLSGLNAFDIAEELVKTMDLPKGLQGVGPGCTDKTLLSAIASALHTSAAPITGQLSAAVEKNPGVWLNTSQPLCKAFIVTDEDIRKQEELVYSVRKRLEEALMADMLAHVEEASSDGDCKEEGNDNDDMEAV; encoded by the exons ATGGACAAAAACGA CCCCACTGGCAAGAAGTTCCGGAGCAAGCCCCAGCTGGCCCGTTACCTGGGCAACTCCATGGACCTCAGCTCCTTTGACTTTCGCACGGGGAAGATGCTGATGAGCAAACTCAACAAGAACCGACAGAGGCTACGCTATGACAATAACAACCAAAACAAG GGCAAGCCGGACCTGAACACATCGCTGCCAGTGCGGCAGACGGCCTCCATCTTCAAACAGCCTGTCACCAAGGTTACCAATCACCCCAGCAACAAGGTGAAGACGGACCCTCAGAAAGCCATCGACCAGCCCAGACAG CTCTTCTGGGAGAAGAAGCTGAGCGGCCTGAATGCTTTCGACATCGCGGAGGAGCTGGTGAAGACCATGGATCTGCCCAAGGGCCTCCAGg gtgTTGGCCCTGGATGCACAGATAAGACCCTGCTGTCGGCCATCGCCAGCGCCCTGCACACCAGCGCCGCCCCCATCACCGGCCAGCTGTCGGCCGCGGTGGAGAAGAACCCGGGGGTGTGGCTCAACACGTCCCAGCCCCTCTGCAAGGCCTTCATCGTCACCGACGAGGACATCAG gaagcaggaggagctggtgtaCAGTGTGAGGAAGAGGTTGGAGGAGGCGCTGATGGCTGACATGTTGGCTCACGTGGAAGAAGCTTCCAGCGATGGGGACTGCAAGGAGGAGGGGAACGACAACGATGACATGGAGGCGGTATAG
- the mbd3b gene encoding methyl-CpG-binding domain protein 3b isoform X1, with protein MERKRWECLALPKGWKREEVTRKSGLSAGKSDVYYFSRSEEEEEEQRRGRGEAGRVYSLCPTGKKFRSKPQLARYLGNSMDLSSFDFRTGKMLMSKLNKNRQRLRYDNNNQNKGKPDLNTSLPVRQTASIFKQPVTKVTNHPSNKVKTDPQKAIDQPRQLFWEKKLSGLNAFDIAEELVKTMDLPKGLQGVGPGCTDKTLLSAIASALHTSAAPITGQLSAAVEKNPGVWLNTSQPLCKAFIVTDEDIRKQEELVYSVRKRLEEALMADMLAHVEEASSDGDCKEEGNDNDDMEAV; from the exons ATGGAAAGGAAAAGGTGGGAGTGCTTGGCTCTCCCCAAGGGCTGGAAAAGGGAAGAAGTGACCAGAAAGTCGGGTTTGTCTGCGGGGAAAAGCGATGTCTATTATTTTAG cagaagcgaggaagaggaggaggagcagaggcgAGGAAGGGGGGAGGCGGGTCGTGTGTATAGTTTGTG CCCCACTGGCAAGAAGTTCCGGAGCAAGCCCCAGCTGGCCCGTTACCTGGGCAACTCCATGGACCTCAGCTCCTTTGACTTTCGCACGGGGAAGATGCTGATGAGCAAACTCAACAAGAACCGACAGAGGCTACGCTATGACAATAACAACCAAAACAAG GGCAAGCCGGACCTGAACACATCGCTGCCAGTGCGGCAGACGGCCTCCATCTTCAAACAGCCTGTCACCAAGGTTACCAATCACCCCAGCAACAAGGTGAAGACGGACCCTCAGAAAGCCATCGACCAGCCCAGACAG CTCTTCTGGGAGAAGAAGCTGAGCGGCCTGAATGCTTTCGACATCGCGGAGGAGCTGGTGAAGACCATGGATCTGCCCAAGGGCCTCCAGg gtgTTGGCCCTGGATGCACAGATAAGACCCTGCTGTCGGCCATCGCCAGCGCCCTGCACACCAGCGCCGCCCCCATCACCGGCCAGCTGTCGGCCGCGGTGGAGAAGAACCCGGGGGTGTGGCTCAACACGTCCCAGCCCCTCTGCAAGGCCTTCATCGTCACCGACGAGGACATCAG gaagcaggaggagctggtgtaCAGTGTGAGGAAGAGGTTGGAGGAGGCGCTGATGGCTGACATGTTGGCTCACGTGGAAGAAGCTTCCAGCGATGGGGACTGCAAGGAGGAGGGGAACGACAACGATGACATGGAGGCGGTATAG
- the LOC135252335 gene encoding cytochrome b-c1 complex subunit 10-like, which produces MPNKIIQLIGPKYVSILKTWVPTMAGWGVVGGVAVVHFTDWRLILDYVPYINGKFKTDD; this is translated from the exons ATgccaaacaaaataatacagttgATTGGACCCAAATATGTTTCCATCTTGAAAACgtg GGTACCAACGATGGCAGGCTGGGGTGTGGTAGGCGGAGTGGCAGTGGTCCACTTCACAGACTGGAGGCTGATTCTGGACTATGTGCCCTATATCAATGGCAAGTTCAAGACAGATGATTAG